Proteins found in one Fusarium keratoplasticum isolate Fu6.1 chromosome 12, whole genome shotgun sequence genomic segment:
- a CDS encoding CBM1 domain-containing protein, whose protein sequence is MRYLLSLSGLTGLALAQNGAWQQCGGQNWSGSTTCISGYTCSFINDYYSQCVPGSNPNPPSTTLSTVTQPSSSPTNNPNPGTGKFVWVGTNEAGGEFGENNLPGTLGKDYTFPDTAAIDTLIGQGYNTFRVQLKMERLTSTLTGSHNQAYLDGYSKVINHITQKGAYAVLDPHNYGRFFGNVITDTSAFQTWWKNLAAVFKNNDRVIFDTNNEYHSMDQTLVLKLNQAAIDGIRSTGAKQYIFVEGNQWSGAWSWPDVNDNMKALTDPEGKIVYQMHQYLDSDSSGTSEACVSSTIGAERVKAATAWLKKNGKVGILGEFAGGANSQCKAAVQGMLDYLEDNSDVWKGVLWWAAGPWWGTYMYSFEPPSGTGYQYYNSLLKTYV, encoded by the exons ATGCGCTATCTCCTCTCCCTGAGTGGCCTCACTGGCCTCGCTCTGGCCCAGAACGGAGCCTGGCAGCAATGTGGAGGCCAAAACTGGAGCGGCTCTACCACTTGCATCTCTGGTTACACTTGCAGCTTTATTAACGACTATTACAGCCAGTGTGTGCCAGGCTCTAACCCCAACCCGCCTTCTACTACTCTCTCTACCGTCACTCAGCCAAGCTCTTCtcccaccaacaaccccaacccAGGAACGGGCAAGTTCGTCTGGGTTGGTACCAATGAGGCTGGTGGTGAGTTTGGAGAGAATAATCTGCCAGGCACTTTGGGCAAGGATTATACCTTTCCAGACACTGCCGCGATCGAC ACTCTGATCGGTCAAGGATACAACACCTTCCGTGTGcagctcaagatggagaggcTGACGAGCACCTTGACTGGTAGCCACAATCAGGCTTACCTTGATGGCTACAGCAAGGTCATCAACCACATCACCCAGAAGGGTGCCTATGCTGTCCTAGATCCTCACAACTATGGCCGCTTCTTTGGCAACGTCATTACCGACACTTCAGCTTTCCAGACCTGGTGGAAGAACCTTGCCGCCGTCTTCAAAAACAACGACCGCGTCATTTTTGACACCAACAACGAGTACCACAGCATGGACCAGACTCTTgttctcaagctcaaccagGCTGCTATTGACGGTATCCGATCCACCGGTGCCAAACAGTACATCTTTGTTGAAGGCAACCAGTGGTCTGGTGCTTGGTCCTGGCCCGATGTCAACGACAACATGAAGGCTCTCACCGACCCCGAGGGCAAGATTGTCTACCAGATGCACCAGTACTTGGACTCTGACAGCTCTGGCACTTCTGAGGCCTGTGTTTCCTCCACCATTGGCGCTGAACGGGTCAAGGCAGCCACAGCCTGGCTCAAGAAGAATGGCAAGGTCGGTATTCTCGGTGAGTTTGCCGGTGGAGCAAACAGCCAGTGCAAGGCAGCCGTCCAGGGTATGCTCGACTATCTTGAGGACAACAGCGATGTCTGGAAGGGAGTTCTTTGGTGGGCGGCTGGTCCTTGGTGGGGTACCTACATGTACAGCTTTGAACCTCCAAGTGGAACTGGCTACCAGTACTACAACTCTCTTCTGAAGACCTACGTCTAA